The following coding sequences lie in one Desmodus rotundus isolate HL8 chromosome 1, HLdesRot8A.1, whole genome shotgun sequence genomic window:
- the RAD17 gene encoding cell cycle checkpoint protein RAD17 isoform X3, whose translation MSKTFLRRKVSSTKVTDWVDPSFDDFSESTSISAIAATSLSVNNSSRRRKNVPSTVESSTFPTRKRGTLSSSQQIYALENSKKYLSENEPWVDKYKPETQHELAVHKKKIEEVETWLKAEVLERQTKQGGSILLITGPPGCGKTTTIKILSKEHGIQVQEWINPALPQFQKDDFKEIMFNYESSFHVFPYQSQIAVFKEFLLRATKYNKLQMVGDDLRTDKKIILVEDLPNQFYRDSHTLHEVLRTYVQIGRCPLIFIISDSLSGDNNQRLLFPKEIQEECAISNISFNPVAPTIMMKFLNRIVTIEANKNGGNITVPDKTSLELLCQGCSGDIRSAINSLQFSSSKGRNNLCPRKKGMSSLKSDAALSKSRRRKKPDKVFENQEVQAIGGKDVSLFLFRALGKILYCKRASLTELESPRLPSHLSEHERDTLLVHPEEVVEMSHMPEELFNLYLHQNYVDFFKEVDDLVRASEFLSFADVISGDWNTRPLLREYSTSVATRGVIHSNRARGFAHCQGGGSSFRPLHKPQWILINRKLRFLLSKILEGFL comes from the exons ATGTCAAAAACTTTTCTTAGACGAAAGGTATCTTCCACAAAG gtaacaGATTGGGTAGACCCATCATTTGATGACTTTTCAGAGAGTACAAGCATCTCTGCTATTGCTGCCACATCATTAAGTGTGAATAACTCCAGTCGTAGAAGAAAGAACGTGCCTTCCACAGTAGAAAGTAGCACATTTCCAACTAGGAAAAGAGGAACACTGTCTTCCTCACAACAGATATATGCtctagaaaattcaaaaaaatacctGTCTGAAAATGAACCATGGGTGGATAAATACAAACCAGAAACTCAG CATGAACTTGCCGtgcacaaaaagaaaattgaagaagTTGAAACATGGTTAAAAGCTGAAGTCTTAGAGAGGCAAACAAaacag GGTGgatctattttattaataacagGGCCTCCTGGGTGTGGAAAAACAACAACTATAAAAATACTATCAAAGGAGCATGGTATTCAAGTACAAGAGTGGATTAATCCGGCTTTACCACAGTTCCAAAAAGATGATTTCAAGGAGATCATGTTTAATTATG AATCAAGCTTCCATGTATTTCCCTATCAGTCTCAGATAGCAGTTTTTAAAGAGTTTCTACTGAGagcaacaaaatataacaaaCTACAAATGGTTGGAGATGATCTGAGAACTGAtaagaagataattctggttgaG GATTTACCTAACCAGTTTTATCGAGATTCTCATACTTTACATGAAGTTCTAAG gaCATATGTACAGATTGGTCGATGTCCTCTAATATTTATAATCTCTGACAGTCTCAGTGGAGATAATAATCAAAGGTTACTGTTTCccaaagaaattcaagaagagtGTGCTATATCAAATATTAG TTTCAACCCTGTGGCACCAACAATTATGATGAAATTTCTTAATCGAATAGTGACAATAGAAGCTAATAAG aatGGAGGAAATATTACTGTCCCTGATAAAACTTCTCTAGAGTTGCTCTGTCAAGGGTGTTCTGGTGATATCAGAAGTGCAATAAATAGTCTCCAGTTTTCTTCTTCAAAAG GAAGAAACAATTTATGCCCAAGGAAAAAAGGAATGTCTTCGTTAAAATCAGATGCTGCGCTGTCAAAATCAAGACGAAGAAAAAAACCTGATAAGGTTTTTGAAAATCAAGAGGTCCAAGCTATTGGTGGAAAAgatgtgtctctctttctcttcagagCTTTGGGGAAAATACTATATTGCAAAA GAGCATCTTTAACAGAATTAGAATCACCTCGATTGCCCTCCCATTTATCAGAGCATGAACGGGACACATTGCTTGTTCATCCTGAG GAAGTAGTAGAAATGTCACACATGCCAGAAGAgttatttaatttgtatcttcACCAAAACTACGTAGATTTCTTCAAGGAAGTAGATGATCTTGTGAGAGCCAGTGAATTTCTGAGTTTTGCGGATGTCATCAGTGGTGACTGGAAT ACACGCCCTTTACTCAGGGAATATAGTACATCTGTAGCTACAAGAGGTGTGATTCATTCCAACAGAGCCCGAGGATTTGCTCATTGCCAAGGAGGAGGATCAAGTTTTCGACCGTTGCACAAACCCCAGTggattttaataaatagaaag